A window from Capricornis sumatraensis isolate serow.1 chromosome 5, serow.2, whole genome shotgun sequence encodes these proteins:
- the MRPS33 gene encoding small ribosomal subunit protein mS33 has product MSSLSEYALRMSRLSARLFGEVARPTDSKSMKVVKLFSEQPLAKRKETYDWYPNHNTYFALMGILRFLGLYRDEHQDFKDEQLRLKKLRGKEKPRKGEGKRAAKKK; this is encoded by the exons ATGTCTTCACTTTCAGAATATGCCTTGCGCATGAGTCGTCTGAGTGCCCGGCTATTTGGTGAGGTTGCCAGGCCTACTGATTCCAAATCCATGAAAGTGGTGAAGCTGTTCAGTGAGCAGCCTTTGGCCAAGAGGAAGGAGACTTATGACTGGTATCCAAATCACAATACTTACTTTGCACTCATGGGGATACTACGTTTTCTTGGCCTCTACAg AGACGAACATCAGGACTTCAAGGATGAGCAGCTGCGTCTAAAGAAACTTCGTGGAAAGGAGAAGCcaagaaaaggagaagggaaaagagcaGCGAAAAAGAAATAG